From one Pseudanabaena sp. FACHB-2040 genomic stretch:
- a CDS encoding PadR family transcriptional regulator, which produces MAKKNTPNKPLTPAVFHILLALSIQESHGYEIMKQVESDSQGKVKMGPGTLYGSIGRMIEAGLIRESDKKIDPKMDDERRIYYTITALGKKALAAELERYREILMVAQQKRIFPNTFAYDT; this is translated from the coding sequence ATGGCTAAAAAGAACACACCCAATAAACCCCTTACGCCAGCAGTGTTTCATATCCTTCTCGCCCTCTCCATACAGGAGAGCCATGGCTATGAAATCATGAAGCAGGTCGAGTCGGATTCACAGGGAAAGGTAAAGATGGGGCCTGGAACGCTCTACGGCTCGATTGGTCGCATGATTGAGGCGGGATTGATCCGTGAGAGCGACAAAAAGATAGACCCAAAAATGGACGACGAGCGGCGGATCTACTACACAATCACCGCGCTCGGTAAAAAAGCACTCGCTGCGGAATTGGAGCGATACCGCGAAATTCTAATGGTTGCTCAACAAAAACGGATCTTTCCGAATACTTTTGCGTACGACACATGA
- a CDS encoding NADP-dependent oxidoreductase: MKTGINRQLRLASRPVGDIKESDFEYREEPIPSPQEGEILVRTIYLSLDPTNRIWMSDMEQYMPPVEIGEVMRGAIIGVVEESKNPNFKQGDLVSGLLGWQDYAIAEGNSGFSLTRLPDPLPCPLTAFVGPLGLTGCTAYFGLLDIGQAKEGETVVVSAAAGAVGSIVGQIAKIKGCRVVGITGSDEKCRWLVEELGFDAAINYKTVDLESAIAQACPDGIDVYFDNVGGSILDAVLTKTNLHARIPLCGLISTYNATEPVPGPYNYSQILMKRIHVQGFIILDYIPRWSEAISDLGQWLNQGKIKYSLEVVEGLENAPKAILKLFDGNKKGKLVVKVSEEPS, translated from the coding sequence ATGAAAACAGGGATAAATCGGCAGTTACGCTTGGCATCCCGTCCGGTTGGTGATATCAAGGAAAGCGATTTTGAGTATCGGGAAGAACCAATCCCCAGCCCTCAAGAAGGTGAGATCTTGGTACGGACTATCTATCTCTCGCTAGACCCCACCAATCGCATTTGGATGAGCGACATGGAGCAGTATATGCCTCCCGTTGAAATTGGGGAAGTCATGCGCGGCGCTATTATCGGTGTGGTTGAAGAATCTAAGAATCCAAACTTTAAACAGGGAGATTTGGTTTCGGGTCTGCTGGGTTGGCAAGATTATGCGATCGCTGAAGGGAACAGTGGCTTTTCCCTCACACGACTACCTGACCCTTTGCCCTGTCCGCTCACGGCATTTGTGGGACCCCTAGGACTTACGGGTTGTACGGCTTATTTTGGGCTCTTGGATATTGGACAGGCTAAAGAAGGGGAAACTGTGGTCGTGTCAGCAGCAGCAGGCGCAGTTGGTTCCATTGTTGGACAAATTGCCAAGATTAAAGGCTGTCGTGTGGTGGGTATAACTGGCTCTGATGAGAAATGCCGCTGGCTTGTTGAAGAACTTGGATTTGATGCAGCGATTAACTATAAAACCGTTGACTTGGAAAGTGCGATCGCACAAGCCTGCCCCGATGGAATTGACGTTTATTTCGATAATGTTGGGGGCTCTATTCTTGATGCTGTGCTGACCAAAACTAATCTGCACGCACGTATTCCTCTATGCGGTTTGATCTCAACTTATAACGCAACAGAGCCTGTTCCCGGCCCTTATAATTACAGCCAAATTCTGATGAAGCGTATTCATGTGCAGGGGTTTATTATCCTCGATTATATTCCCCGATGGTCTGAAGCGATTAGCGACCTTGGACAGTGGCTCAATCAGGGAAAAATTAAATATTCTCTGGAGGTTGTCGAGGGCTTGGAAAATGCACCGAAAGCAATTCTAAAACTTTTCGACGGTAACAAGAAGGGAAAACTGGTCGTTAAAGTCTCAGAGGAACCTAGCTAG